The DNA region AATTCTTTACGACGGGGACCATTACCGCATTGAGCGACATCAAAGGTCCGGGCGGGAGCCTCAACTTCCAAACTGCGACACCATCGAACTTGGGCGCGTCACCTGATCGCTCACGCCCTCGACGTGATGCAACAGGAACACGAGTCGTCCGTCGGTGTCGTGGATCGGCGTGTTGATCGGTTGCCAGTAGCGTTCCACGAAGTCTCCGGCCGGACCCTTGATGTCGTAGCGCTGGACGGACATGGCGTGGGGGCGCCCGGTCTTCGCGACGGTCTTCAGTGAATTGTAGAGATTGCTTACCCCGTCCGCAAAGGGATAGTCCGGATTGTCCGGAAAGACGTCGAACAGCGACCGCCCCAGGATGTCGTTCCGCTGTGTGAGGGTCGCCGTCGCGTAAGCGGCGTTGACGTCGACGATCACCAGGCCCGGACCCGGATCGAGCAGCAGGTACGGGTAGGGCGAATGGTCGAAGTCTGACAGAAACTGCTCCCGGATCCTCGATGCATCTACCGACCGTCTGGGTTGGCGCGCGACCGACGCGACGTCGGCGCCGACCTGTGCGGCGTCCAGCATCGCCAGTTCGCGATTCTCTCTGGCCAGAAGCCGCTCGAGCGTCGTCTTCTGGGTAGAATCCCTCGCGTCCTTCAATAACTTACTGAAATGCGCGACATTCTGCTCGCAGATGAATCTCTTCATGTCTTGGCCTGCTGCGCATCGTTGCGACATGCCACGCTCCGCCTGAGGAGGCCCCGTGGCGAGCAGGCCGCGGGACATCGCATTCGAGGACCATCTCACCAGTCGCTTACTTGCTACGAATGAGACAAAGCCGAATTTCGGTTCGGAGGCCGATTAACGCGATGTCAGACAAAGAAAATCTGGCGCGCCACGGCCGACGAAGATGGGCACTATTGCTTCGCCGTGGCGCTATGATGCGGCGGCCGCCCAAGCGATCCGATTTGCAAATTTACGACGGTCTACGATTTCTCACTCCTGTGGAGACTTCCTCTTAGAGTATGCCTTTGGATCCAAGAAGGCAGCAAAAGCGTAGCAGAGACCGAAGACAATGACGAAAGGAACCGCAAGAGCCCACCCTGCTATAGGGGACAATCTCCTTGCGCGATCGACTATCGACTTCTGGATGGGCATGGCTCGGGTAAGCCAGTCAGGGGTGCCCAAATGGCGCAGCGCTTCAATTCCACCCGACAGGTGATTCTCTCGAAACTGAGCGTCGCTAAACTGTCCTGGATTGGCCTGATACCACTCCAAGCTATGTGCAATTTCCTGCTGCAGCTCGGCGCCGTTTGGCAAGCGAGCAGCAAGGGCCAATTCCCGGCGGAAGCAGATTGCCTCGATTCTCGTCCGCAGTTCCTGCTTGTATTCGATACCGTATCGTTCCAACCTTGCGTGCGTGGCTTCATGCACAATTGTTGATGCGATCCTCTCGACGGTCGTCGCGGAGTCTGCCACGTATCGCTCGTCGAGGATACAGGCCTTGAGTGAATGCCTGTACTCGCCAAGGCCGTGGACCGTTAGGTGCACCCAAATTCGTTCAAGCACTCCGGTGATCCGGGCGTAGTCCAGCGGACTATGCTGCTTGATCAGCGACAGCGCACCTTCCACGCGCGTCAGGTCCTCCGGTGAACCCCGCCAGCTTCCGATCCAAACCCCATCAAAGTGGCGGGACGTGGATATCGCCAACTCAATTCTGTCGACGAGGCGCAGGCGAACCTGAGGCGGCTTGTGGCGTTGCTTGCGCATCCTGAACTCGGCGTTCGATCTCTGATTGATACGATACGGTACTTTCGGCCCGTTTACCGGCACGGCTAAAATTCTTAGCGGTTGCGTTAGGGATCGCTAAATGCAGAAACAGCGCAGATGAGGACGGCTAGATAAAAGCGACGGTGTCGCTCCGGGCGGTCGGGGGTCGTAAGTGTTTGTCTGCACATTGTTTTGGATGGCACTACAGCGGCACCGTATGAAGGGGCCTGGTGCCGCTCGAACCGCAAAAGCACTCAAAATCAACGCTCCGGGCGCCATCGTTCGCAGCGTAGCGTCTTGTTGCGCGTACTCGGCAGGATGTCTGGCCATGATCGCATGGGAGGCCGCTGCCGGACCAACGGTGCGCCGTCAAGGCTCGCGCTGCGCGCGACCGGCTCCGCCGGCTTACGGCCTTGACTGCGCTCCGTTGGCCCGGCTCTTTGCCGCCATGCGCTCATGGCTTGCTGTGCGCGATTGCGCTCAAGCTGCAGAGGAGGTGCGAGGTCGCAGCGCTGCAGCGTGACATGGCGTGGACTTCGGCCGTTCTGCCGATCGCCCAAGCTTGCCACAGTGGCGCCATGGCTTCCTCCCAAGAATCGCGACGACCACACGCGCCCGCATCGCTAGACGATCTCTACGACTATGCGGCGGCGCCCAGTCGTCCTGACCGACGACGGGCGAAGCGCGATTCGACAACGTGGATAGTGACGGACAACTGGCCGAAGGACGTGCCGGTGACCGAAGCCGAGATCGATGTCTTCGAAGCCTGGTTCGGTAATCTGTTCGACGAGTTGTTTGGAAAGGGCTAAGGGGGCATCACCATGGCGGCAATAGTTCGGGCGGCTCTCTACCTCCGGGTCTCGACGGGGCGGCAGGCCGATCCCGGACCAGCGCCGCCAGGCGAAGGGCTATTGCGCGTCGCGGGGCTGGGAGATCGTATCCGACTATGTCGAGCCGGGTGCGTCCGCGACCGACGATCGGCGGCCGGAATTCCAGCGCATGATCGACGCGGCGACGACCAAGCCGCCGGCATTCTGGTCCATAGCTTCAGCCGCTTTTTCCGCGACCAGTTCCAGCTTGAGTTCTATGTCCGCCGGCTGGCCAAGAACGGCGTGCGGCTGGTGTCGATCACCCAGGAGCTCGGCGACGATCCGATGAGCAACATGATCCGTCAGATCATGGCGCTGTTCGACGAATACCAGTCCAAGGAGAACGCCAAGCATACGTTGCGAGCGATGAAGGAGAACGCCCGGCAAGGCTTCTGGAACGGCGCGCTGCCGCCGATCGGCTACCGCGTCGTGGAAGCCGCCGAGCAGCGCGGCCACCGCACCAAGAAGACACTTGAGATCGATCTCATCCAGGCCGAGACCGTGCGGCTGATCTATCGCCTGGCGCGCGAAGGAAGCGGTTCGTCGGGTCCAATGGGCGTCAAGTCGATCGCCAAACATCTGAACGAGTCTGGCATTCGAACGCGCGATGGCGGACGCTGGGGCGTCGATGCCGTGCACAAGGTGCTGACGCGAACGACGTATATCGGCCGCCACCGCTTCAACACCAAGCATTGGAAGAGCCGCGAGCGCAAACCGGAGACCGAGGTCGTCGAAATGGCGGTGCCGCCGATCATTGACGCCGCGGAGTTCGAGGCCGTCCAGATGCTGCTCAAAACGCGCTCCCCGGCTCTAACCGCGCCGCGCGTCGTCAGCGGCCCGACCCTCCTTACCGGCATCTGCTTTTGCGCTGCCTGCGGCGGGGCAATGACGCTGAGGACCGGAAAGAGCGGGAGATACAGGTACTACACCTGCTCGACCAAGGCCCGGCAGGGCGAGACCGGCTGCAAGGGTCGCACCGTTCCGATGGAAAAGCTCGACAGCGTGGTGGCCGAGCACATCGAGCAGCGCCTTTTGCAGCCCAAACGTCTCGAGGAAGTTCTGTCGGCCGACCTACACCGCCGGAAAGAGCGCGCGGAGCGCCGAACGGCGCATATCGCCGAATTGCGCAAGCGTGCGGCCGAGGCGGAAGCCAAGCTCAAGCGGCTTTACGATGCGATCGAAAACGGAATCGCCGACGTCTCCGACCCGATGCTCAAGGAGCGCGTGACCGAGCTGAAGTCCGTCCGAGATCAGGCCCGCGCTGACGCCGAGCGGGCCGCGGGTGCGCTGGATCGGGCTGGGCCGAGCATCACACCCCAGGCGCTCAAAACCTTCGCCAGCCAGGCCCGCAGGCGGATGCGAACCGAGGCCGGCGGCTACCGCCATGACCACCTCCGCGCGCTGGCACAGCGGGTGGAAGTGGACGCGAGAGAGATTCGCATCATGGGGTCGAAAAGCGTACTCCTGCGCACGCTTGTCGCGGCGTCGAGCGCAAAAACGGCAGGTTTTGGAGTGCCCAGTTTTGTACCGAACTGGCGCACCCGACACGATTCGAACGTGTGACCTTTGCCTTCGGAGGGCAACGCTCTATCCAGCTGAGCTACGGGTGCGTACCGGCCACCATTTAGCTGATTGGCTCCGGGTCGGCAACGGCGTTGTCCGGCCGGTTGAGGGTTGTAAACTGCCTGCGCCAATATGACAGGCTGCCGGAAGCGGCCGTCTTTCGAGGGAGTTTGCCCATGCGTCCGCTGGAATTCGGCTGGTATCTGCCCACGCATGGCGACACCACGGCCTATGGCCTGATGGAGGCACAGGTCGCGGGATCGCCGGAACTCTGCGACCGCGTGGTCAAGGCGGCCGAGGACGCCGGGTTCGAATATCTTCTGATCCCGGTCGGCTCGGTGTGCTGGGAGGCCTGGATATCCGGCGCCTTCATGGCGGCGCGCTCGGCGCGGATCAAGCCGCTGATTGCGGCAAGGCCGGGCTATATCAACCCGGTGCTGATGGCCAAGATGATCTCGACCTTCGACCAGATGTCGGGCGGGCGGATCTGCATCAACCTGATCGCCGGGCAGAACGAGAGCGAGGTCGAGGCCGAAGGCGTGCGCTACGCGAAGGAGGAACGCTATGCGCTGATGGAGGAGGAGGTCTCGATCCTGAAGGCGTTGTGGACGACGCGCGGGCCGGTGAACTTCCAGGGCAAGTTTCACACGATCTCGGGCGCGCATATCCGGCCGCGTCCGCTGCAGCAGCCATTTCCAAAATTCTATCTCGGCGGCGGCTCGCGGCAAGCCTGGGAGGTGTCGGCGAAGCATTCCGACATCCATCTGTTCTGGGGCGACCTGCCGGAGCGCATCGCGGACAACATCGCCGAGATCCGGCGGATGGCGCGGGCGCATGACCGCGAGGACGCGATCGGCTTCGGCATGCGGCTGCAGGTGATCTGCCGCGAGAACGAGGCGGATGCCTGGGAGGCGGCCGACCAGCTGGTGCGTCACGCCACCGAGCGGCAGAAGCAGGAGATGAAGACGCTCTACGTCCGCTCCGAGGCCAACCAGCGCGTGCAGCAGCTCGCGCGCGACTATGGCGATCTCCTGATGCCGCATCTGTGGACCGGGATCACGAGGGTGCGGCCCGGTGCCGGCATTGCGGTTGTCGGTAACCCCGAGCAATGCGCCGCGACCTTGCAGGAGTTCATCGACGCCGGCTGCCACTCGTTCTGCCTGTCCGGCTATCTGCACGACGAAGAGGCCGAGCGTTTCGGCCGCCTGATCCGCCCGATCCTCGCCGCGAACAATCGCGGACGGCTCGCGGCGTGAGGTGTATCCGGAAGCTTTCCGAAAATTCATGGGTGAATCGGCGCCCGACGCGCCATGATCCAGCCGGATTGCATCGTGCCTCGCGGCATTAATGGAGACTGAACCATGCATCACGGAGCCTGGCTTGCGGCGTTGACACTGCTCATCGCGACGGTTCACGCGCCGATCGCGTCGGCAACGCAGGCGCAGATCGAGCGCGACCAGAAGCCGGTCAAGGAGATCGCCGGCGGTCGCATTGCCGTCGGCAGCGCGACCTTTCCGGTTTACCTCTCGGCCGATTGGTCCAATCCGCTGCCGGACGTCACCCGCGCGGTGCTGGTGCTGCACGGAGTGTTGCGCAACGCCGACGACTATTTCCGCGCGGCGCTGAGCGCGCAGGCCGCCGCCGGCGATGTCGGCAAGAGCACGCTGATGATCGCGCCGCAATTTTTGATCGAGCCTGATGTCGAGGCGTTCAAGCTGCCGGCGGAAGCGCTGCGCTGGAGCCTCTATGGCTGGCAGGGCGGCGAGCCCGCGGTCGCGCCCAACCCGGCGAGCTCGTTCGAGGCGCTTGATGCGATCCTGGCCAGGCTCGGCGACCGCAAGCTGTTTCCGAACCTGAAGCAGGTCGTCGTGTTCGGCCATTCCGGCGGCGGCCAGGTGGTGCAGCGCTATGCGATCGCGGTGAAGGGCGATCAGGTGCTGCTGCGCGAGGGCATCGGCGTGCGCTACGTGGTCGCCAATCCGTCCTCCTACGCCTACTTCACCAAGGAGCGGCCGGAGCCCGCGATCGCGGCGAAGTGCGAAGGCTACAACAGCTGGAAGTTCGGCATGGACGACCGTCCGCCCTATCTCGCCGAGCCGACCCCGGCCGCGTTGGAGCAGGCCTATGTCGCGCGCCGCGTGATCTATCTCCTGGGAACGCTCGACACCAACCCCAATCATCCCGCGCTCGACAAATCCTGCATGGCGGAAGCCGAGGGGCCATATCGCTACGCGCGCGGCCACGCCTATGTCGCGGCGATGCAGGCCCGCGACAACGGCACGCCGAACCACAGCGTGTGGGATGTGCCCGGCGTCGGCCACGAGGGCGGCAAGATGCTCAACTCGCCCTGCGGCCTGACCGCGGTGTTCGACATCCCCGGCTGCGAGGCCGCGCGCTAGAGTTTGCGCGAAAGCCCGCCGATCGCGATGTGGTCGCCTTACGCCGGTACGATCACCTTGCCGATCGGCCACAGCGCGATGCCGGCAAGCTTGAGATGCGCCCAGGCGAAGGGGATGCCGATAATGGTCACCGCGAGCAGGATCGCGGTGATCACATGGCCGATCGCAAGCCACCAGCCGGCCAGGATGAACCAGATCAGATTGCCGATCACGCCGAGCGGTCCGGTTCCGATATCGGACATGCCGGTGACCTCATCGCGCCGCACCGCGCGCGAGCCGAACGGCAGCAGCGTGTAGACCGCGATGTTGAAGGCGGCGCGCGCCCACGGCAGCCCGATGATGGTGACAGCCATGATGACAGCGGCGATCAGCCAGCCGAACGCCATCCAGGCGCCGCCGATCAGGATCCAGAGGATGTTCAGGAGGATAGACACAGGCTGCATGGCTGACACCTTCGCGCCGCTTCGGACGCCCCCAATATAGGCTGATATCGGGCGTGGCGGTAGGTGCGGCGCGAAAGCGCACTCGCCGCGTTGCATCTCTTTTGATCGCGACTAGAGTTTCGGTTCTGATTGAATCAGAACCGAAGCTCTAGATTCTTGTTTTGATGCGTTTTCTTCACGCGAACCGGGCCCACTTCGCTCGAAAACGCTCTAAGCTCGCGCGGCTGTGCAGGACGATGAGAAGCCTGCATCGGAAAGGGAGAGCAACAATGAGAAAATTACTTGGGGCGGGCGTTCTGGCAGTCCTGGCGTTGACCGCGCCGGGCGCTGCGCGAGCCGAGGACGCCGTGCGGTTCGCGCCGCTCAGGGCCGAGGAACTGTCGCCGCCGCAAGAGGCCTGGGCCGACCTGATCAGCGCGCCGCCGCGCAACGCCAAGTTCACCGTGCCGCCCTACCGCGCCTATATCCGCAACCCCGATCTGGCGCCGAAGCTGTCGAACCTGTCGGACTATCTGCGCTGGAACACCTCGCTGCCGCCGCGGCTGAGCGAAATGGCGATCCTGATCACGGCGCGGCACTGGACCGCTCAATATGAATGGTCCGCGCACTATCCGCTGGCGATGAAGGGCGGGCTCGATCCGAAGATCGCAGACGGCATCGCCAAGGGCACGCGGCCCGAAGGCATGAAGGATGACGAGGCCGCGCTCTACGATCTCGGCATCGCGCTCTATCGCGACAGGAAGGTCAGCGACGCAATCTACAAGGCCGCGCTGGAGAAGTTCGGCGAGCGCGGCATCATGGATATTATCGGCATCATGGGCTACTACGACCTGGTCTCGATGACGCTGATCACGATGCAGGCCGGCTCCGCCAATGAGAGCGTGCCGCCGTTGCCGGTGCTGGAGAAGTAGGGCGGCCTTCTCCCTCGCCCCGTTCTTACGGGGAGAGGGCCGGGGTGAGGGGCTGTCTCCGCGAGTTCCGACCGAGGTGAGACTTGTACCCCCTCACCCGGAACGCATCTGACGATGTGTTCCGACCTCTCCCCGCAGGCGGGGCGAGGTGAAGCGACAACCAGCCATCGCCTGCTTGAAACGAAGTGGTCT from Bradyrhizobium sp. B124 includes:
- a CDS encoding carboxymuconolactone decarboxylase, which translates into the protein MRKLLGAGVLAVLALTAPGAARAEDAVRFAPLRAEELSPPQEAWADLISAPPRNAKFTVPPYRAYIRNPDLAPKLSNLSDYLRWNTSLPPRLSEMAILITARHWTAQYEWSAHYPLAMKGGLDPKIADGIAKGTRPEGMKDDEAALYDLGIALYRDRKVSDAIYKAALEKFGERGIMDIIGIMGYYDLVSMTLITMQAGSANESVPPLPVLEK
- a CDS encoding YccF domain-containing protein is translated as MQPVSILLNILWILIGGAWMAFGWLIAAVIMAVTIIGLPWARAAFNIAVYTLLPFGSRAVRRDEVTGMSDIGTGPLGVIGNLIWFILAGWWLAIGHVITAILLAVTIIGIPFAWAHLKLAGIALWPIGKVIVPA
- a CDS encoding recombinase family protein; the protein is MAAIVRAALYLRVSTGRQADPGPAPPGEGLLRVAGLGDRIRLCRAGCVRDRRSAAGIPAHDRRGDDQAAGILVHSFSRFFRDQFQLEFYVRRLAKNGVRLVSITQELGDDPMSNMIRQIMALFDEYQSKENAKHTLRAMKENARQGFWNGALPPIGYRVVEAAEQRGHRTKKTLEIDLIQAETVRLIYRLAREGSGSSGPMGVKSIAKHLNESGIRTRDGGRWGVDAVHKVLTRTTYIGRHRFNTKHWKSRERKPETEVVEMAVPPIIDAAEFEAVQMLLKTRSPALTAPRVVSGPTLLTGICFCAACGGAMTLRTGKSGRYRYYTCSTKARQGETGCKGRTVPMEKLDSVVAEHIEQRLLQPKRLEEVLSADLHRRKERAERRTAHIAELRKRAAEAEAKLKRLYDAIENGIADVSDPMLKERVTELKSVRDQARADAERAAGALDRAGPSITPQALKTFASQARRRMRTEAGGYRHDHLRALAQRVEVDAREIRIMGSKSVLLRTLVAASSAKTAGFGVPSFVPNWRTRHDSNV
- a CDS encoding LLM class flavin-dependent oxidoreductase — encoded protein: MRPLEFGWYLPTHGDTTAYGLMEAQVAGSPELCDRVVKAAEDAGFEYLLIPVGSVCWEAWISGAFMAARSARIKPLIAARPGYINPVLMAKMISTFDQMSGGRICINLIAGQNESEVEAEGVRYAKEERYALMEEEVSILKALWTTRGPVNFQGKFHTISGAHIRPRPLQQPFPKFYLGGGSRQAWEVSAKHSDIHLFWGDLPERIADNIAEIRRMARAHDREDAIGFGMRLQVICRENEADAWEAADQLVRHATERQKQEMKTLYVRSEANQRVQQLARDYGDLLMPHLWTGITRVRPGAGIAVVGNPEQCAATLQEFIDAGCHSFCLSGYLHDEEAERFGRLIRPILAANNRGRLAA
- a CDS encoding alpha/beta fold hydrolase, giving the protein MHHGAWLAALTLLIATVHAPIASATQAQIERDQKPVKEIAGGRIAVGSATFPVYLSADWSNPLPDVTRAVLVLHGVLRNADDYFRAALSAQAAAGDVGKSTLMIAPQFLIEPDVEAFKLPAEALRWSLYGWQGGEPAVAPNPASSFEALDAILARLGDRKLFPNLKQVVVFGHSGGGQVVQRYAIAVKGDQVLLREGIGVRYVVANPSSYAYFTKERPEPAIAAKCEGYNSWKFGMDDRPPYLAEPTPAALEQAYVARRVIYLLGTLDTNPNHPALDKSCMAEAEGPYRYARGHAYVAAMQARDNGTPNHSVWDVPGVGHEGGKMLNSPCGLTAVFDIPGCEAAR
- a CDS encoding PAS domain-containing protein, which codes for MKRFICEQNVAHFSKLLKDARDSTQKTTLERLLARENRELAMLDAAQVGADVASVARQPRRSVDASRIREQFLSDFDHSPYPYLLLDPGPGLVIVDVNAAYATATLTQRNDILGRSLFDVFPDNPDYPFADGVSNLYNSLKTVAKTGRPHAMSVQRYDIKGPAGDFVERYWQPINTPIHDTDGRLVFLLHHVEGVSDQVTRPSSMVSQFGS